From the genome of Yersinia enterocolitica, one region includes:
- the rho gene encoding transcription termination factor Rho — MNLTELKNTPVSDLITLGENMGLENLARMRKQDIIFSILKQHAKSGEDIFGDGVLEILQDGFGFLRSADSSYLAGPDDIYVSPSQIRRFNLRTGDTVAGKIRPPKEGERYFALLKVNEVNYDKPENARNKILFENLTPLHANSRLRMERGNGSTEDLTARVLDLASPIGRGQRGLIVAPPKAGKTMLLQNIATSIAYNHPDCVLMVLLIDERPEEVTEMQRLVKGEVIASTFDEPASRHVQVAEMVIEKAKRLVEHKKDVIILLDSITRLARAYNTVVPASGKVLTGGVDANALHRPKRFFGAARNVEEGGSLTIIATALVDTGSKMDEVIYEEFKGTGNMELHLSRKIAEKRVFPAIDFNRSGTRKEELLTTTEELQKMWILRRILHPMGEIDAMEFLISKLATAKTNDQFFDNMRRS; from the coding sequence ATGAATCTTACCGAATTAAAGAACACGCCGGTTTCTGATCTGATAACACTTGGCGAAAATATGGGGCTGGAAAACCTGGCCCGGATGCGTAAACAAGATATTATTTTCTCTATTCTTAAGCAGCACGCGAAAAGTGGAGAAGATATCTTCGGTGACGGTGTATTGGAGATATTGCAGGATGGATTTGGTTTCCTCCGCTCTGCAGACAGCTCCTACCTCGCCGGTCCCGACGACATCTATGTATCCCCAAGCCAAATTCGCCGTTTCAACCTTCGCACTGGTGATACCGTTGCCGGTAAGATTCGTCCGCCGAAAGAGGGTGAGCGTTATTTTGCATTGTTAAAAGTTAACGAAGTTAACTACGACAAACCGGAAAACGCCCGTAACAAAATCCTGTTCGAAAACTTAACCCCATTACATGCCAACTCTCGTCTGCGCATGGAACGTGGTAATGGTTCGACAGAAGATTTAACTGCCCGTGTACTTGATTTGGCCTCGCCAATCGGTCGCGGTCAACGTGGTCTGATTGTGGCACCGCCTAAAGCGGGTAAAACTATGCTGTTGCAGAACATCGCTACCAGCATTGCTTACAATCACCCTGATTGCGTCTTGATGGTATTGCTGATTGACGAACGTCCTGAAGAAGTGACTGAGATGCAACGTCTGGTTAAGGGTGAAGTTATTGCTTCCACTTTTGATGAGCCAGCATCCCGTCACGTTCAGGTAGCTGAAATGGTTATCGAGAAAGCGAAACGTCTGGTTGAGCACAAAAAAGACGTTATCATCTTGCTGGACTCCATTACTCGTCTGGCCCGAGCATACAACACCGTAGTTCCTGCTTCAGGCAAAGTGCTGACAGGTGGTGTGGATGCTAACGCCTTGCATCGTCCTAAGCGTTTCTTTGGTGCTGCACGTAATGTTGAAGAGGGCGGTAGCCTGACCATCATTGCCACGGCATTGGTTGATACCGGTTCTAAAATGGATGAAGTTATCTATGAAGAATTTAAAGGTACCGGCAACATGGAACTGCATTTATCGCGCAAAATTGCCGAAAAACGTGTGTTCCCAGCCATCGATTTCAACCGCTCTGGTACACGTAAAGAAGAGCTGCTGACCACCACTGAAGAGCTGCAAAAAATGTGGATCTTGCGCCGTATTCTTCATCCAATGGGTGAAATCGATGCGATGGAGTTCCTCATCAGTAAACTGGCAACAGCGAAAACTAACGATCAGTTCTTCGATAATATGAGACGTTCGTAA
- a CDS encoding exopolyphosphatase (catalyzes the conversion of guanosine 5'-triphosphate,3'-diphosphate (pppGpp) to guanosine 5'-diphosphate,3'-diphosphate (ppGpp); pppGpp and ppGpp control the stringent response during amino acid starvation), which produces MMLSSTSLYAAIDLGSNSFHMLVVREVAGSIQTLARIKRKVRLAAGLDSQNHLSQEAMERGWQCLKLFSERLQDIPLDQIRVVATATLRLASNAEEFLQTAIDILGCPIQVISGEEEARLIYHGVAHTTGGPEQRLVVDIGGGSTELVTGNGAQANILVSLSMGCVTWLERYFSDRNLAKDNFERAELAAREMIKPVAKRFRDHGWQICVGASGTVQALQEIMVAQGMDELITLAKLQQLKQRAIQCGKLEELEIPGLTLERALVFPSGLSILIAIFQELAIDSMTLAGGALREGLVYGMLHLPVEQDIRSRTVRNLQRRYLLDIEQAKRVSKLADNFLLQVEKEWQLDSRCRELLQNACLIHEIGLSVDFKHAPQHAAYLIRNLDLPGFTPAQKLLLSALLQNQSDTLDLSLLNQQNALPVNMAQHLCRILRLSIIFSSRRRDDTLPAVRLRATGEALYVLLPHGWLQQHPYRAEALEQESHWQSYVQWPLSLEELN; this is translated from the coding sequence ATGATGCTAAGTTCCACCTCACTTTATGCTGCCATCGATCTTGGCTCCAACAGTTTCCATATGTTGGTAGTACGTGAGGTGGCAGGCAGTATCCAGACGTTGGCCCGAATCAAGCGGAAAGTCCGTCTGGCTGCGGGTCTGGATAGTCAAAACCATTTATCACAAGAAGCGATGGAACGCGGCTGGCAATGTCTGAAGCTCTTTTCAGAACGTTTGCAGGACATTCCTTTGGACCAGATCCGGGTGGTTGCAACTGCAACCCTGCGTCTTGCCTCAAATGCTGAAGAGTTCCTGCAAACTGCAATCGACATTCTTGGTTGTCCGATTCAGGTCATCAGTGGCGAAGAAGAAGCTCGTCTGATTTATCATGGTGTGGCACATACCACCGGTGGGCCGGAGCAGCGGCTGGTGGTGGATATCGGCGGTGGTAGCACCGAACTGGTCACCGGCAATGGTGCTCAAGCGAACATTCTCGTAAGTTTATCAATGGGTTGCGTCACCTGGCTGGAACGTTATTTTAGCGATCGCAATCTGGCAAAAGACAATTTTGAGCGTGCGGAACTGGCTGCTCGTGAGATGATCAAACCGGTCGCGAAACGTTTTCGTGACCATGGCTGGCAAATTTGTGTTGGAGCATCGGGTACGGTTCAGGCCCTACAAGAAATTATGGTTGCTCAGGGCATGGATGAACTGATCACGCTGGCCAAATTACAACAGCTCAAGCAGAGAGCCATTCAGTGCGGCAAGTTGGAAGAACTGGAGATTCCCGGTTTAACACTAGAGCGAGCGCTGGTTTTCCCCAGTGGTTTGTCTATCTTGATTGCGATATTTCAGGAACTGGCAATTGACAGTATGACACTGGCTGGCGGCGCGCTGCGCGAAGGGCTAGTCTACGGCATGCTTCATTTACCGGTCGAGCAAGATATTCGTAGCCGGACAGTGCGCAATTTGCAGCGCCGTTATTTACTCGATATCGAACAAGCCAAGCGCGTGAGCAAGTTGGCCGATAATTTTTTGCTACAGGTAGAAAAAGAGTGGCAACTCGATAGTCGATGTCGGGAGTTATTGCAAAATGCCTGTTTGATTCATGAAATTGGTCTAAGTGTCGATTTTAAACATGCTCCCCAACATGCTGCTTATCTGATCCGCAATCTAGACCTACCCGGTTTTACCCCCGCGCAAAAGCTATTACTGTCCGCATTGTTGCAAAACCAGAGTGATACTCTCGATTTGTCCCTGTTGAATCAGCAGAATGCATTGCCGGTGAATATGGCACAGCATCTGTGTCGAATCCTGCGTCTGTCGATTATTTTCTCCAGCCGTCGGCGGGATGATACCTTACCAGCCGTCAGGCTTCGGGCCACGGGCGAGGCTCTTTATGTGCTGCTACCCCATGGCTGGTTACAACAGCACCCTTATCGAGCAGAGGCGCTGGAACAGGAAAGCCATTGGCAAAGCTATGTCCAATGGCCACTGTCATTAGAAGAACTTAATTAA
- a CDS encoding ATP-dependent RNA helicase RhlB: MSKTHLTELKFSDFALHPLVIEALENKGFHNCTPIQALALPLTLSGRDVAGQAQTGTGKTLAFLASTFHYLLSHPAEEGRQTNQPRALIMAPTRELAVQIHSDAESLSQMTGLKLGLAYGGDGYDKQLKVLESGVDILIGTTGRLIDYAKQNYINLGAIQVVVLDEADRMYDLGFIKDIRWLFRRMPSVDKRLNMLFSATLSYRVRELAFEQMNNAEYVEVEPLQKTGHRIQEELFYPSNEEKMRLLQTLIEEEWPDRCIIFANTKHRCEEIWGHLAADGHRVGLLTGDVAQKKRLRILEDFTKGDLDILVATDVAARGLHIPLVTHVFNYDLPDDCEDYVHRIGRTGRAGESGHSISLACEEYALNLPAIETYTGHSIPVSKYNSDALLTDLPAPKRLARTRTGNGPRRNSAPRRSGAPRNNRKRPS, from the coding sequence ATGAGCAAAACACACTTGACCGAACTGAAGTTTTCCGACTTCGCCCTGCACCCGCTAGTTATAGAAGCTCTTGAAAACAAAGGGTTTCATAACTGTACGCCGATCCAGGCGTTAGCATTGCCACTCACCCTCTCTGGGCGTGATGTAGCGGGTCAGGCGCAAACAGGTACCGGCAAGACGCTGGCATTCTTAGCGTCTACTTTCCATTATTTGCTTTCTCACCCGGCTGAAGAGGGTCGCCAGACTAATCAACCACGCGCATTGATTATGGCACCAACGCGTGAATTAGCAGTACAAATTCACTCCGATGCGGAATCACTTTCCCAGATGACTGGCCTGAAATTAGGCTTGGCTTATGGTGGTGACGGCTACGATAAACAGCTTAAAGTGCTGGAAAGTGGCGTTGACATTCTGATCGGTACTACTGGCCGTTTAATCGACTACGCGAAACAAAATTATATTAACCTCGGTGCGATTCAGGTTGTGGTTCTGGATGAAGCTGATCGGATGTACGATCTGGGCTTTATTAAAGATATCCGCTGGCTGTTCCGCCGTATGCCTTCCGTTGATAAACGTTTAAACATGTTGTTCTCTGCCACACTCTCGTACCGGGTACGTGAATTGGCATTCGAACAAATGAATAACGCTGAATATGTTGAAGTGGAACCGTTACAAAAAACCGGCCACCGCATTCAGGAAGAGCTGTTCTACCCTTCAAATGAAGAAAAAATGCGTCTGCTTCAGACGTTGATAGAAGAAGAGTGGCCAGACCGCTGTATTATTTTTGCCAATACCAAACATCGTTGTGAAGAGATCTGGGGTCACTTGGCTGCTGATGGTCATCGTGTTGGTTTACTGACCGGTGATGTGGCACAGAAAAAACGCCTTCGTATTTTGGAAGATTTTACCAAAGGTGATTTGGATATTCTGGTTGCTACCGATGTTGCCGCCCGTGGCTTGCACATTCCACTGGTCACCCATGTGTTCAACTATGACCTACCTGACGACTGTGAAGACTATGTTCACCGCATTGGCCGTACCGGTCGTGCTGGCGAAAGTGGTCATTCTATCAGCCTGGCATGTGAAGAGTACGCGTTAAACTTACCGGCTATCGAGACCTACACCGGTCATAGCATTCCGGTAAGCAAATATAATAGCGATGCGCTATTAACTGATTTGCCGGCGCCAAAACGTCTGGCCCGTACCCGTACCGGGAATGGTCCACGCCGTAACTCTGCCCCACGTCGCAGTGGTGCACCACGGAATAACCGTAAGCGACCGAGCTGA
- the trxA gene encoding thioredoxin TrxA, producing the protein MSDKIIHLSDDSFDTDVLKASGLVLVDFWAEWCGPCKMIAPILDEIAEEYEGRLTITKLNIDDNQGTAPKYGIRGIPTLLLFRDGEVVATKVGALSKGQLKAFLDANL; encoded by the coding sequence ATGAGCGATAAAATTATTCACCTGAGTGACGACAGCTTCGACACTGACGTGCTGAAAGCCAGCGGCCTGGTTCTGGTCGATTTCTGGGCTGAATGGTGTGGTCCGTGCAAGATGATTGCTCCGATTTTGGATGAAATTGCTGAAGAGTATGAAGGCAGACTGACCATCACTAAATTGAATATTGATGATAATCAGGGCACGGCACCGAAATACGGTATCCGTGGTATCCCTACACTGTTGTTATTCCGTGACGGTGAAGTAGTGGCCACCAAAGTGGGTGCCTTGTCTAAAGGCCAGCTTAAAGCCTTCTTGGATGCAAATCTGTAA
- a CDS encoding exo-poly-alpha-D-galacturonosidase: MRAQLQRPHSLAMLVMMSSLIASTPTAIAAKTSAHDAPQQLQVPTLAYDESTIVLVWKAPEDTGKIVDYQIYSAGKLLGKASDNNNKFSPAKPYIDHFYANDKDNFQHKIVLQNFTVDGLKPDTRYQFTVKAQYADGSLSAASNLVTAKTSAKPQIVNVRDFGAVDDGKTLNTKAIQQAIDSCKPGCRVEIPAGTFKSGALWLKSDMTLNLQAGATLLGSENPDDYPAGYRLYPYSTIERPASLINAIDPNKSTPGTFRNIRITGPGVIDGNGWQRAKTAEVTDELGHPLPQYVASKNSKVHEDGILAKNQVEKAVSDGMDLKNAYGQRRSSLMTLRGVENVYLAGFTVRNPAFHGIMNLENHNVVANGLIHQTYDANNGDGIEFGNSQNVMVFNNFFDTGDDCINFAAGTGEKAQQQEPMKGAWLFNNYFRMGHGAIVTGSHTGAWIEDILAENNVMYLTDIGLRAKSTSTIGGGARNVTFRNNAMRDLAKQAVVMTLDYADSNANIDYPPAKIPAQFYDFTVNNVTLDNITGKNAAIEIKGDTANQAWHRLVHVNNVQLKQVNPTAISDLRDSEFNNVVFTELRGDTPWHFSDVKNVTVDGKPVTP; the protein is encoded by the coding sequence ATGCGAGCACAGCTTCAACGTCCACATAGCTTGGCTATGTTGGTAATGATGTCCAGTCTGATAGCCAGCACCCCAACGGCAATTGCAGCTAAAACAAGTGCCCACGATGCCCCTCAACAGCTTCAGGTTCCTACTCTCGCTTATGATGAGAGCACTATTGTATTAGTGTGGAAAGCACCAGAAGACACAGGTAAAATTGTCGATTATCAAATTTATTCTGCTGGAAAGCTGCTGGGTAAAGCCAGTGATAACAATAATAAATTCTCTCCCGCCAAGCCCTATATCGATCACTTTTATGCCAATGATAAAGATAATTTCCAGCATAAGATTGTGCTACAAAACTTCACCGTTGATGGCCTGAAACCCGATACCCGCTATCAATTCACGGTAAAAGCCCAATATGCTGATGGCTCGTTATCCGCTGCCAGTAATCTTGTTACGGCAAAAACCAGCGCCAAACCACAAATCGTCAACGTGCGCGACTTCGGCGCAGTTGATGATGGCAAGACATTGAATACCAAGGCGATCCAACAGGCAATCGATAGTTGTAAGCCAGGCTGCCGGGTTGAAATCCCCGCGGGTACTTTCAAAAGTGGCGCGCTGTGGCTAAAAAGTGATATGACCCTCAACCTGCAAGCAGGTGCAACACTATTAGGCTCAGAGAACCCTGATGATTATCCAGCGGGTTACCGTTTATATCCCTATTCCACCATTGAGCGCCCAGCCTCACTGATCAATGCCATTGACCCGAATAAAAGCACACCAGGGACTTTCCGCAACATCCGTATTACCGGTCCGGGGGTGATTGATGGTAATGGCTGGCAACGGGCAAAAACGGCTGAAGTGACCGATGAGCTAGGTCATCCATTGCCACAATATGTGGCGAGCAAAAACAGCAAAGTGCATGAAGATGGGATTCTGGCTAAAAATCAGGTTGAGAAGGCTGTTTCTGATGGTATGGATTTGAAAAATGCCTATGGTCAACGTCGCTCCAGCCTGATGACATTGCGCGGTGTAGAGAACGTCTATCTGGCAGGTTTTACCGTACGTAACCCCGCATTCCACGGCATTATGAATCTGGAAAACCACAACGTGGTCGCCAACGGTTTAATTCATCAAACCTATGATGCAAACAACGGTGATGGTATCGAGTTTGGTAATAGCCAAAATGTAATGGTGTTTAATAACTTCTTTGATACTGGCGACGACTGCATCAATTTTGCTGCCGGTACTGGAGAAAAAGCACAGCAGCAAGAGCCGATGAAAGGTGCATGGCTGTTTAATAACTATTTCCGTATGGGCCACGGTGCCATTGTAACCGGTAGCCATACCGGTGCCTGGATTGAGGATATTCTGGCGGAAAACAACGTGATGTATCTGACCGATATTGGCCTGCGTGCCAAGAGCACCAGCACCATTGGTGGTGGCGCCCGTAACGTGACATTCCGTAATAATGCCATGCGCGATTTGGCCAAACAGGCGGTAGTGATGACGCTGGACTATGCCGACAGTAATGCCAATATCGACTATCCACCAGCTAAAATACCGGCTCAATTCTATGATTTCACAGTAAACAATGTGACATTAGATAATATAACCGGCAAAAACGCTGCGATTGAAATCAAAGGCGATACGGCAAACCAAGCCTGGCACCGTTTGGTACATGTCAACAATGTGCAATTGAAACAGGTAAACCCAACCGCTATCAGTGATTTACGTGACAGTGAATTTAATAACGTGGTCTTTACTGAGTTACGGGGTGATACCCCTTGGCACTTCAGCGACGTGAAAAACGTGACTGTCGATGGCAAACCCGTAACGCCTTAG